A genomic window from Babylonia areolata isolate BAREFJ2019XMU chromosome 9, ASM4173473v1, whole genome shotgun sequence includes:
- the LOC143286130 gene encoding uncharacterized protein LOC143286130, with protein sequence MAQYCLPVLLTGLVWAAVLKGGLCEQNSDCSNAGPGDCTFAGTFCNWTAVGWTTNGDHVKVSSSGDQHSATLRSRVVCAANTPHCLRFHFSYDGPPGGALDVFVEQSNDRRSRWRIEPTSSTSTWQDASVYFVTTSEFRVMFQATWDAGQNSVFSLQNVTYENADCEMSPPEAFVPSGGSYVRTTTEGTSKGAEGCRVQFVVLGVCFLLWRCCVSDVFSLSPRRCLGIWRGG encoded by the coding sequence ATGGCTCAGTACTGTTTACCAGTGCTCCTCACTGGCCTGGTTTGGGCAGCGGTATTGAAAGGAGGCTTGTGCGAACAGAACTCCGACTGCAGCAACGCGGGACCTGGCGACTGCACCTTCGCTGGCACGTTCTGCAACTGGACTGCAGTTGGATGGACCACCAACGGCGACCACGTGAAAGTCAGCTCTTCCGGCGATCAGCACTCGGCAACTCTCCGCAGCAGGGTGGTGTGCGCCGCTAATACTCCTCACTGTTTGCGCTTCCACTTCTCTTATGACGGACCCCCTGGTGGTGCGTTGGACGTCTTCGTTGAGCAAAGCAACGACAGAAGGAGTAGATGGAGGATTGAACCAACCAGCAGCACGTCTACCTGGCAGGATGCTTCCGTGTATTTCGTCACCACGTCAGAATTCCGGGTGATGTTTCAGGCCACGTGGGATGCAGGCCAGAACTCGGTGTTTTCTTTGCAGAACGTGACATACGAGAACGCGGATTGTGAGATGAGTCCACCTGAGGCCTTCGTTCCTTCGGGAGGATCCTATGTCCGCACGACCACGGAGGGCACCAGCAAGGGCGCTGAAGGATGCAGGGTTCAGTTCGTGGTCCTGGGTGTCTGCTTCCTTCTTTGGCGGTGCTGTGTGAGTGatgtcttctctttgtctccgCGCCGCTGTCTGGGAATTTGGAGAGGTGGTTGA
- the LOC143286131 gene encoding uncharacterized protein LOC143286131: MAGGYRAHTQLLTVLVLAAAGLIKVKAKGEALLRQQDSDGSNCSDVGPGDCTFADTFCQWSQENWTISKDYVTVSHSGGTRRSATLRSRVVCAASPSHCLRFHFYAYDSSPGGTLDVIVEELGGDDGHTEWRIEPTNSTLTWQAASVPIFTRSEFRVVFQARWDADRYPVISLRNVTYNDDDDDAACERTPSWATVLLPGGGSEVSTTTQGTSEGVSEGCCWVQFVVPSACFVLLAVMSE, translated from the coding sequence atggCTGGAGggtaccgtgcacacacacagctcctCACTGTCCTGGTCTTGGCAGCGGCGGGACTGATCAAAGTGAAAGCGAAAGGAGAAGCCTTGCTCCGCCAACAGGACTCCGACGGCAGCAACTGCAGCGACGTTGGACCTGGCGATTGCACCTTCGCCGACACCTTCTGCCAGTGGAGCCAGGAAAACTGGACCATCTCAAAGGACTACGTGACAGTCAGCCACTCCGGCGGCACCCGGCGGTCGGCAACACTCCGCAGCAGGGTGGTCTGCGCCGCGAGTCCTTCTCACTGCTTGCGCTTCCACTTCTACGCTTATGACAGCAGCCCTGGTGGTACGTTGGACGTCATCGTTGAGGAACTAGGCGGAGACGATGGTCATACCGAATGGAGGATCGAGCCAACCAACAGCACGCTTACCTGGCAGGCAGCTTCCGTGCCCATCTTCACCCGGTCAGAATTCCGGGTGGTGTTTCAGGCCAGGTGGGATGCAGACCGGTACCCGGTGATTTCTTTACGGAACGTGACttacaacgacgatgacgatgacgcggCTTGTGAGAGGACTCCCTCCTGGGCAACAGTTCTTCTCCCAGGAGGAGGGTCAGAGGTCTCCACGACCACACAGGGCACCAGCGAGGGTGTTTCTGAAGGGTGCTGCTGGGTTCAGTTCGTGGTCCCGAGTGCCTGCTTCGTTCTGTTGGCGGTGATGTCTGAGTGA